The region CGCCGGGAGATCGACGGCTGCGTCGGCCGACTCGCCGAACTGTCCGCCGACGAATCGGCGCGCCTCGCGCGCCTCGCCGTCGATTGCGGCGAAGCGGAGGCGGCGATGGAGATCGCCGCGGCGGCTTCTCTCGAGGGAGGCGTCCGCGCCGCGATCCTCGCGCGCGCGTACCTCTCCCTGGACCGGCCGCTTCTCGCGCTCGCCGCTGTCGGCGCGGCGGACAGGCGGGAGCGGCGCGGCGACGACATCGACGCCGAGCTCCTCTACATCGAGGGAGCGGCGAGCGAACGGATCGGCGACTGGCTGCGGGCCGCCTCGGCCTTCGGCAGGATCGCCGCCCTGCGCGGCGACTGGCTCGACGCCGTCGAGCGGGCCGGCAGGAACTACGCGAAGACGATAGAGATGACGGATGATGCGGCAGTACTTGAAAAGACGGGTGCGCTCGAACCCGTCGCGGCGGAAAGCGAGGATCGGTCATGAGAATCTGTCCGTTGATCACGCAGGCCTCCATACTCGAGGAGTCCGCGCGCGAACTGCTCGTCCGCGAGGCGGACGCCGGGGATCTCGAGGCGGCGCCCGAGACCATCGCCGACGGGGAGGAGGCCGCGGAGGATGACATCTTCCTCAACCCCGACACCGATATCGACGACGCCGGGGAAGAGCCGGCCGTCGACGAGGAAGAGACGGCCGACGGAACGAACGACACCCCGGTGCGGTTCATCGCCAAGTCCTTCCGCGGCGAGGTGGCCTGCCTCGGCGCGATGTGCCGCTTCCACGACGACGAGAACGGCGCCTGCCGCTTTGAGGCGATGATGGAGGCCGTCGCCGGCGAAACGAACGACAACGAGGTGCGTGCCGGGATCGAGGAGGTCCGCGCGGACATCGACAAGGCGTACGAATTCCAGAAGACGAGCACCGGCGACATCATCGGCCTCTTCAAGGAGATGGAGGAGCGCTGGAAGGAGATGCGCGAGGAGCTGAGCGGCGATATCGAACGCCGGCTCGGCGCCGTCGGCGACCTCATCGGCACGATCGCCGAGGACAACAAGCTGATCATCGAGAGCATCACCGACACGCTCGCCGAGAAGACCGAGGAGCTCGAGGGGCGGATCGAGTCCAGCGACGACAAGATGGAGAGCTTCCGCCGCGAGGTCTCCGAATGGAAGGGCGTGCTCGACAAGAATCTCGACGCGCTGGAGAAGGGTCTCGGCGACAACGAGCGGATCGTCCGCGATCTCTCGGAAAACCACGGCGAGATCGTCGAGATGGTCGAGAACCAGCGGAAGACGCTCCTCGAGGAGGAGCAGCGCCGCCAGGCGGCCGAGGCCAAGCGCCTCAACAACGCCGGCGTGATGGCCTACCACAACGGCCAGTACGAGAAAGCCCTCGAGCTTTTCGAGGCGGCGCTCGAAATCGATGCCGGCTTCACCGAGGCCCACAACAACCTCGGCCTCACCTACACCGAGATGGGCGACGAGGAGAAGGCGACCGAGGCCTTCCGGAAGGCCCTCGAGCTGAATCCCGACCTCGCCGCGACCTACAACAACCTCGGGTACGTCTTCTACCGCCTCGGCTCCTACACCGAGGCGATCGAGATGTACAACGAGGCGATCGGGCGGAGCAGGGACAACAGCTCGGCCTACACGAATCTCGGGAACGCTCTCTACAAGCTCGACCGGCTCGACGAGGCGATCGACGCGTGGGCGAAGGCCGTCGAGATCGACCCGTCCAACGAGAAGGCGAAACGCAACCTGAAGCGTTTCCACGCCGAATCGAGGCGCGACTGAACACGTCGCGCGGCCGCGACCGGTCCACGCCGCATACGGAACGGGGGAAGCGCGAGCGTCGCTTCCCCCGTGTCCGTCACAGCGATATGTGTCGCGTTCGCTAGACCCGTTTCACCTTCCGCGCATGGAGTCCCTTTTCCCCCTGCTCGACCTCGAACTCCACGTTGTCGCCCTCGCTCAGGGTGCGGAACCCTTCCCCCTGGATGTCCGAATAGTGCACGAAGATGTCCTGCCCGTCGGCTTCCTGCTTGATGAAGCCGTAACCCTTGTTCTCGTTGAACCACTTGACCTGACCGGTCGCCCCCACGTGTGACCTCCTATCGGAACGGTACGATACAACAGGGATCGCGCGGCCGCGAGACCGTACCCATCCCCACCGCTGTGGCCGCTGGAAAAACGGAAGACGCGGACACCGGAAAGGACGCCGGAATCTTACCACTTTCAGGGCCGATTACCGATTGTATCACGTCGCCCCGGGAAAATCAACAGAAATGCCATTGAAAACAGACAAGTTACAGATGCAGCCGGAATCGCGCGGGTTGGCACCGTTTTTGCGAATGCCCGGGTGTCACCATCCGACCGGGAAACGGAATTCGATGCAACGGCTGCAGATATCATATGACCGCGTGCTGCTCGAGCCGCGGGACTTCGATCCCGCCGCCTTCGACGCCGTGCTCCGCCGTTTCCTCGAGACGAGCGCGACGACGCCGCTCGTTGTCGAGGTCTTCAGCGCCGAGACGCAGCTGCTCGCCTTCCTCCGCGAGGGCCAGATCTACTGGACCGGCGCGAACGGAGGGGACCGCTTCGCGGGAATCACGATCCGGGATTTCTTCACGACGCTCCGCCGGACGCAGTTCCCGCGCATCGTCGTCTACGGGACGAGCCTTCTCCTCTACCACTCGCTCCTCGTCTACCTGCAGAAGAGCCCCGAACTCAAGGTCAGCTCCTCGCTCGTCGATCTCGAGGAGCTCCTCGACCGCGCCGAGGCCGAAAGCGCCGGCGCCCTGCTCACCGCGTCGCGGCCGGGGACGCTCGTGATGTACCGCTACGGCCGGGGCGGCGGCTCGTGCTTCGTCGACCGCGTCGACGCCAGGTTGCGCGAGGGGAATCCGCGCGAGGATTTCCTCGTCCGCGTCTACACGCTCTCGACCCACCGTCCGCTCGAGATACGGCTCTTCAACGATCTCGTGGTCACCCACGCAGAGGACGCCCGCCCGGTGCCCGAGGGATACGAGGGATCCGTCTCCTCCCTCTTCCTCCTCCAGCCGCCGCGTCTCGTCGTCCGCCTGAAGAACCGTCCGCTCAAGACCTACACGGTCACCGGGCGGGAGATCTCGATCGGCCGGCTGCCGGAGAACGACATCGTCATCGACAACCTCGGCGTGTCGCGCAGGCATGCCGTCATCCGCTCCACGCGGAGCGGCTACGTCGTCTGCGATCTCGGAAGCCGGAACGGCACCTCGCTGAACGGCGAGCCCATCGAGCGCGCGCCGGTCGCCGACGGCGACGTCATCCGGATCGGGAAGTACGACATCCTCTTCCAGAGGTCGACGGGCGAGGAGAACCCGCTCGAGGAACTCGACCGGACGATGATCGTGCCCTGTTTCCACGACCGCCCGGCGGAACGGTCCCGCGGCGAGTTCTCGGTGAGCTTTCCCCTCGACGCCCCGGCGCCCCGGCTCTACCGGCGCGACACGCACGAGGAGCACGTGCTCGGCAAGGACCGGCTGGTCATCGGGAAAAGCGCCGACGCGGACATCCGGGTGGGCGGCCTGCTGTCGCCGCGCCTGGCGGCGGAGATCACGCGCAACGGGGGCGACTGGGTGCTGAACCGCCTCTCGTCGCGGCGGAAAGTCAGCGTCAACGGCGAGGAGACCGACAACAAGGTCCTCGACGAGGAGGACCTGATCTCGATCGGCGCCGACGAATTCGTCTTCAAGAGGTGACGGGATGCGATACCTGGTCTTCTCCGACATCCACGGCAACGTCCAGGCCCTCGAGCGCATCGTCGAGGAGATCGACTCGCTGCGCCCCGACATCGTCGTCTCGCTCGGCGACGTGGTCGGCTACGGGGCCGACCCGGCGCGCTGCGTCGAGATCGTCGACGAGACGGCCGACATCCGCGTCGCCGGCAACCACGATCTCGCCGCCGTCGGCATCCAGAGCGTCGAGTCCTTCTCGCTCACGGCCCGCGAGGCGATCGGCTGGACGACGCGGCGTCTCGATCCTCCCCACCGCGCGGCGATCGAGCGGTTCGATCCGATCCGGCGGCACGACCGGTGTCTCTTCGCGCACGCCTCACCCGTCGCCCCGCTCGACTGGCCCTACATCAGCACCGTCGGGCAGGCGCGGGAGGCGCTCGACGCCTCGGCCGAACGATTCGTATTCGTCGGGCACACGCACGTCCCCGGCATCATCGCCCGGCGGCCGGACGGCGAATGCGCCGTCGTCGGCAACAACGTCGTCCAGGCGAAGCCGGGCGCGCGGTACCTGGTGAACGTCGGCAGCGTCGGACAGCCCCGCGACGGGAACGCGGCGGCCTGTTTCGCGCTGGTCGACACGAAGAAGGGGCGGATCTCGATCCGCCGGGTCGCCTACGACGTCGGATCGGCGCAGAACCGGATCCGGACGTCGGGGCTGCCGGAATCACTGGCCTCGAGACTGGCGGCGGCGCGATGAACGGCAACGAGCAGCGGAACTATCGTATCCTCGGCACGATCGCCTCGGGCGGGACGGCCGTCATCTACAAGGCCATCCAGACCTCCCTCGACCGCCCGGTCGTGGTCAAGCGGCTCCACCCGCATCTCACCGGCGACGCGCAGTTCACGCACCGGTTCGAGATGGAGGCGAAGGCGGCGGCGAGCCTCGACCACGAGAACATCGTCCGGATCATCGATTTCGGATCGACCCACGGCGAATACTACATCGTGATGGATTTCATCGAGGGGCGGAACCTCGGCGAGATCATCGAGCGGCACGGCCCGATCGATCCCGATCTCGCGCTGCTCCTGGCCCGCGAGATCTGTCTCGGCCTCGACCACGCGCACCAGCGCGGCATCATCCACCGCGACGTCAAGCCGGCCAACATCATGGTATCGAACGACGGCGCCGTCAAGATCACCGACTTCGGGCTGGCGAAGCTCCACCAGGCGCAGATCCGCCAGACCGTCGCCTCCACGATGCTCGGCACGCCGCTGTACATGTCGCCCGAACAGGCGATCGGCGACAACATCGACGGCCGCAGCGACATCTTCTCGCTGGGCACCGTCCTCTACGAGATGATGACCGGCGTGCAGCCGTTCCTCGCGGAGAACTACGCCGCCGTCATCTCGAACATCACGGGCGAAACGCCCCGCCGTCCCTCGGGGATCGTCGCGGCGATCGGTTCTGCCGCCGAGGAGGTCGTCATGAAGGCCCTCGAGCGGGAACCGGGCCGGCGCTACCGGACGGCCCTCGAGATGGCGCGCGCGATCGAGACGGCACTCGGCCCCGAACAGCTCGTCGGCTCGCGTGACCGGCTTCGCCGGCTCGTGACGGGGTGGCGCGAGCCCCAGTCCGACCGTATCCGCCCGGCCCGACCGAAGAAACGTCCCCGCCGGAAACGCGGGCGGTTCGCGCCGGCGGCCATTGCCGCCTGCCTCGCCCTCGCCGGCGCCTACCTCCTGTGGAGCGATCCCGGGCGGCTGGCGACGCTGCGCGAGCGCGTCGCGGCCCTCCGGGCCCCCGATCCCGGCGAGGCGGCGCCGAACCTCCTCATCGCCGGACCGGAGGCCTTCCCGTCGGCGGGCACGGCGTTCATTCCGGCCGATCCGCCGCCCGGCGACACGACCGGCGGCGGCGCCGACACGCCCGACACGACGACCGCGCGGCCCGCGGCGCCGGCGGCCGGCAAGAACGTCGAGAAGCCGGACGCCGGTCTTTCCGGGAAGATCGACGGCCCGCCCCCGGCGGAGGAGTTGGAGGCGGAGCCGGCGGCGAACGAGCCCCCCGCGGAGCCCGCGGCGGAGCAGGCGCCGGCCGCTGGGCTTCTCGAGATCGTCCTCGACGAGGCGGCCGCGATCATCGTCGACGGGGAGATCATCGCGCGGGGACGAGGCGTCGGACCGGTCGAGATCCCCGCCGGCGAGCACGAGCTCGTCTGCCGGACCGAGGGATTCCGCGAGTACCGGGAAAGGATCCTCGTGACGCGCGGCGAGCTGTCGCGTCGCCGGATCGACCTCGAGCAAATCACGGGGCGAATCGCCCTCTCGACCCTTCCCGGCGTGCAGGTCTACGTGGACGACGTCCTCGAGGGGACGACGCCCCTCGCCGGATTCCTCGTCCTCCCCGCCGGCGCGCACAAGGTCGAGTTGAAGAAGGCGGGATTCGGCACGTGGTCTCAGGGCGTCTTCGTTGCCCCCGACGAGACGATGCAGCTGCGCATCCAGCTCGTGCCGGCGAGAAACTAGCCGAGGATCTTCTCCACCGCGTCAACCACCATCCCCACGGTCACGCTGTCCACCGTGCCGTCCGGACCGCGCACCGCCACGACCGAGTCGACGGCCGGCTTCCACCGCGACGGGTCGGTCGGCCCGAACACCGCCACGCATCGCGCCCCCACCGCCCCGGCGACGTGCATCACGCCGGTGTCGTTGCACAGCACGAGGGCCGCGCGGCGCATCAATGCGCCGAGAAAGCCCACCGGCGGCCGTTCCACCGTCGCCGCAGGCGCGATCCCCGCCGCGAGGAGCCGCGCGAGGACCGGCGCGTCCACCGGTCCGCTCACGGCAACCACGCCGAGGCCGCGCGTCTCGCCCAGGCGGGTCGCGACCGCGGCGAACCGCTCGGGCGGCCAGATGTTCCGCCGCTTTCCCGCGCCCGGGTGGATCACGACGAAGGGGGAATCGCCGAGCCGTTCCCCGACGAACGCGGCCGCGGACGCCTCCTCCGCCGCCGTCGGCACGAGCAGCGGGGAGAGATCCGTCTCGTCGACGCCGATCGCCCGGAGGGAGAAGAGATTGCGCTCGCTCTCGTGCATGGGCTCGTTTTCCGGGGCGACGGGCAGCTCGACATTGTAGTAGCGCGAGGAGAGATCGTGCCCGAAGGGGGCGCTCGTCACGCCGATCCGCACGCGCGCCCCGCTCGCCGCGGCGAGAAGCATGCTCGTGACCGAGAAGGAGACCGACCCGAGGACGATCGCCACGTCGAATTGCCGGCGCCGGAGCTCGCGGACGAACCCGGCGAGCGCGAATGGATTGCGGTGACCGGCCTTCTTCGCGTAGACGAACACCTCGTCGACCCAGGGGTTGTTCAGCATGACGTCGGTGTTGATCGGCGCAGCGAGGAGGGAGATCCGCGCGCCGGGAAACCGTCGGCGCAGGCCGCGGAAGACGGGGCCGGCGAGGAGCATGTCGCCCATCTGGTTGTGCTGCCGGATGAGGAGCAGCCGGCGCACGTCGAGCTGATCGATCGCCGATGCGGGCACCGGCCTCGCGCCGGCGAAGGGGGCGAGCAGGCGTGCGAGAGCGATCTTGCCACGCTTCTCCAGTTTCCTGGTGTTCACCCGCACCGCCCGGGAACATGGAAAAAAAATGAAACTCTTCGGCCGTTTCGGCGTACCAACAACTGAGAGCGGATCATGCAACCCACCGTTAGTCCCTCCTTACCTCAGGGCGGCCTCCCCGGCCGCCCTCCTCTTCGTCAGGCGAGACGTTCCGGCAGCGTCTCGAGGATCCGCAGATAGCTGTCGTACCGCTCCGCGGCGATCGTCTTCGACGCGACCGCCTCCTTGACGGCGCAGCCCGGTTCGTGGCTGTGCGTGCAGGGGGAGAACCGGCACGAGTCGCGATGGATCTCGAAATCACGGAAGTATTCGTCGAGCGTCTGTTGCGAGACGCCCCAGATGCCGAATTCGCGGATGCCGGGCGAGTCGCCGAGCCATCCGCCCCCGGAGAGGCGGTGCAGCTCGAAGTGGGTGGTGGTGTGCCGTCCCTTCCCCGTCCGGTCGCTCACGTCCCCGATGCGCAGCTCCAGCCCCGGCTCGAGCGCCGCGACGATCGACGTCTTCCCGCTTCCCGAGGGACCGGCGAGGATCGAGATCCCCTCCTCGACGACGGCCCGCACCTCCTCGATCCCCTCCCCCGTGACGGCCGAGCAGCGAACGACGGCGTATCCCATTTCCGCGTAGACGGCGGGCGGCGGCCCGTCGCCGGCGGGGGCGAGATCGATCTTGTTCACGACGATGACCGGCTCCATCCCGCCGCATGCGGCGGCGACGAGCATCCGGTCGAGGAGCCTGCTGTTGAACGCGGGATCGCGCGCCGCCGTCACCACGAGCACACGGTCGAGATTCGCCCCGATCAGACGGTAGCGGCGCCGCTTCGCCGGATCCATGCGCACGAACCGCGTGCGACGCGGCTCGATCGAGACGACGAGACCGCCGGTCGCCCGTTCGCCGTCCGCCTCGCGGCGGACGCGGACGCGATCGCCGACGACGGGCAGGCTCTCCTCGGGGTCGTCGGCGAGGCGGAAACGCCCCCGCGGCGAGCACCGCAGTTCGCCGATTCCCGTCTCGACGACGTAATCGGCGCCCTGAATCCTGACGAC is a window of Candidatus Krumholzibacteriota bacterium DNA encoding:
- the rsgA gene encoding ribosome small subunit-dependent GTPase A, giving the protein MADEEEGLVVRIQGADYVVETGIGELRCSPRGRFRLADDPEESLPVVGDRVRVRREADGERATGGLVVSIEPRRTRFVRMDPAKRRRYRLIGANLDRVLVVTAARDPAFNSRLLDRMLVAAACGGMEPVIVVNKIDLAPAGDGPPPAVYAEMGYAVVRCSAVTGEGIEEVRAVVEEGISILAGPSGSGKTSIVAALEPGLELRIGDVSDRTGKGRHTTTHFELHRLSGGGWLGDSPGIREFGIWGVSQQTLDEYFRDFEIHRDSCRFSPCTHSHEPGCAVKEAVASKTIAAERYDSYLRILETLPERLA
- a CDS encoding metallophosphoesterase family protein encodes the protein MRYLVFSDIHGNVQALERIVEEIDSLRPDIVVSLGDVVGYGADPARCVEIVDETADIRVAGNHDLAAVGIQSVESFSLTAREAIGWTTRRLDPPHRAAIERFDPIRRHDRCLFAHASPVAPLDWPYISTVGQAREALDASAERFVFVGHTHVPGIIARRPDGECAVVGNNVVQAKPGARYLVNVGSVGQPRDGNAAACFALVDTKKGRISIRRVAYDVGSAQNRIRTSGLPESLASRLAAAR
- a CDS encoding FHA domain-containing protein, translating into MYRYGRGGGSCFVDRVDARLREGNPREDFLVRVYTLSTHRPLEIRLFNDLVVTHAEDARPVPEGYEGSVSSLFLLQPPRLVVRLKNRPLKTYTVTGREISIGRLPENDIVIDNLGVSRRHAVIRSTRSGYVVCDLGSRNGTSLNGEPIERAPVADGDVIRIGKYDILFQRSTGEENPLEELDRTMIVPCFHDRPAERSRGEFSVSFPLDAPAPRLYRRDTHEEHVLGKDRLVIGKSADADIRVGGLLSPRLAAEITRNGGDWVLNRLSSRRKVSVNGEETDNKVLDEEDLISIGADEFVFKR
- a CDS encoding serine/threonine protein kinase, with product MNGNEQRNYRILGTIASGGTAVIYKAIQTSLDRPVVVKRLHPHLTGDAQFTHRFEMEAKAAASLDHENIVRIIDFGSTHGEYYIVMDFIEGRNLGEIIERHGPIDPDLALLLAREICLGLDHAHQRGIIHRDVKPANIMVSNDGAVKITDFGLAKLHQAQIRQTVASTMLGTPLYMSPEQAIGDNIDGRSDIFSLGTVLYEMMTGVQPFLAENYAAVISNITGETPRRPSGIVAAIGSAAEEVVMKALEREPGRRYRTALEMARAIETALGPEQLVGSRDRLRRLVTGWREPQSDRIRPARPKKRPRRKRGRFAPAAIAACLALAGAYLLWSDPGRLATLRERVAALRAPDPGEAAPNLLIAGPEAFPSAGTAFIPADPPPGDTTGGGADTPDTTTARPAAPAAGKNVEKPDAGLSGKIDGPPPAEELEAEPAANEPPAEPAAEQAPAAGLLEIVLDEAAAIIVDGEIIARGRGVGPVEIPAGEHELVCRTEGFREYRERILVTRGELSRRRIDLEQITGRIALSTLPGVQVYVDDVLEGTTPLAGFLVLPAGAHKVELKKAGFGTWSQGVFVAPDETMQLRIQLVPARN
- a CDS encoding tetratricopeptide repeat protein gives rise to the protein MRICPLITQASILEESARELLVREADAGDLEAAPETIADGEEAAEDDIFLNPDTDIDDAGEEPAVDEEETADGTNDTPVRFIAKSFRGEVACLGAMCRFHDDENGACRFEAMMEAVAGETNDNEVRAGIEEVRADIDKAYEFQKTSTGDIIGLFKEMEERWKEMREELSGDIERRLGAVGDLIGTIAEDNKLIIESITDTLAEKTEELEGRIESSDDKMESFRREVSEWKGVLDKNLDALEKGLGDNERIVRDLSENHGEIVEMVENQRKTLLEEEQRRQAAEAKRLNNAGVMAYHNGQYEKALELFEAALEIDAGFTEAHNNLGLTYTEMGDEEKATEAFRKALELNPDLAATYNNLGYVFYRLGSYTEAIEMYNEAIGRSRDNSSAYTNLGNALYKLDRLDEAIDAWAKAVEIDPSNEKAKRNLKRFHAESRRD
- a CDS encoding cold shock domain-containing protein produces the protein MGATGQVKWFNENKGYGFIKQEADGQDIFVHYSDIQGEGFRTLSEGDNVEFEVEQGEKGLHARKVKRV
- a CDS encoding glycosyltransferase family 9 protein, producing the protein MNTRKLEKRGKIALARLLAPFAGARPVPASAIDQLDVRRLLLIRQHNQMGDMLLAGPVFRGLRRRFPGARISLLAAPINTDVMLNNPWVDEVFVYAKKAGHRNPFALAGFVRELRRRQFDVAIVLGSVSFSVTSMLLAAASGARVRIGVTSAPFGHDLSSRYYNVELPVAPENEPMHESERNLFSLRAIGVDETDLSPLLVPTAAEEASAAAFVGERLGDSPFVVIHPGAGKRRNIWPPERFAAVATRLGETRGLGVVAVSGPVDAPVLARLLAAGIAPAATVERPPVGFLGALMRRAALVLCNDTGVMHVAGAVGARCVAVFGPTDPSRWKPAVDSVVAVRGPDGTVDSVTVGMVVDAVEKILG